A region of the Silene latifolia isolate original U9 population chromosome 9, ASM4854445v1, whole genome shotgun sequence genome:
CCGGGGAACAGAAAAGGTtgttaggggtagagggagaccaaAATACACATGGCTGAGAGTAATAGAGCACGACATGAGATTTCTCGGGCTTGATGAGGGAATGGTGacagagagggcacaatggagggaaatgatatATGTGggtttttagtatttgatgttattTGAAGTATTTaatgttttatttaatttttaaaaatgtatttatttttttcggttttattacacctttttaccAACAGCTTTCctatatattaatacttggttcacttttaaggttttccggacccttaagttttacttcggttttcaaaatcgttttaatctttattctcgatttaaattctaagtttttataaaagaaatccggacatCGGTTTTAAAACCCTAAGTTTGCCttcttttgtattatgtttcactcccctttcgtttttcactttttctttttttatattTTCGCATTCTGAGGTGCgtgttcacccatggacggttctaaaggatgattcatgtcagtggaccccaaatcattttgggattaaggcacTGATGTTGTTGTTGGTCTATGTCTGATCTGATCTATATGTATTATGTCCGAGATAGAATAGTGAGTGAATAAAGAAGAATTTGCTTCTTTTAGGGGCTGTTTGGTTGGGGGTCTAACGGAAAGGGAAAGTGAATCAAATTTAATATTTCCCTTGGTTTGTGTTTGTTTGACAAAAATCAATCATTCCCTTTACCCCTCCCCTGCCCCTGAACTCCTCTAACTCCTTATCCCTCACCCCCAAGAGAATGCGATTCCATTTCCCCTCCAAACTCAATTACCTCACTTGCGCACCCACCACCATCACTAAACCCCACTAAACGACCACCACCACGACAGCATATCCGTCGTCGCCCCACTGCAAGTAGGAAGGTTAAGGGTAATCCCAATCCTTTTCACTGGTTTCCCTTTCCCTAAtgcgaaccaaacgcccccttactATCATGCAGTTTTTTAGTTTTTTTGATGTCTGTTCAGGATACGATAGTTAGTGAAAGAAGATAATTTTCTTGCTGTTTTTGCAGTTGCATTAAGATTACATTGTGAATGAAATTAAACTTTGCAAGAATTATCATCTTAATGATACACCCATAATCTctagtacaacaacaacaacaacattaccccagtgcctcaatggctcccgcaaaatGCGGGGTAagagggggtcggatgtacgcagccttacccttgtgttagcaacacaaataggctgtttccgaatgacccaagatgaaaattgcgtcgagaactgcataggaccactacttcacaagagaaagaagcgcagccactttagtgagccattttgctttattccatcataatccagaaccaaagtgtaatgaatctttggctccattggaaatatggaaacTACCCATAATCTCTAGTGCCTAGTAAAAATTAATTTCAAAACACTTGCTTCAATTCATTTTCTCGAGGTTTTAAATTCTTAACTTCTTATTTACATGATAATTTTAGGAGAACAATACACTTATGAGCCTATAAGCTCCAATGATGTCGCTACACTGATGTATACTAGTGGGACTACTGATAACCCAAAAGGCGTAATGATTACACATCAAAATCTTCTTCATCAGGTGATGGTTTTTGCCTATACTTTCCTGCAGTACATCTATGTTAAACCTTTGGCATTCCTAAATTAATTCGTTGGCCAATATATATGGTTTTTTGTGCTTTTAATTATAAGTAAATGGTCTAGGTTTTAAATCATGAAGCATGGGTTCATATGAGTACTTTAATTTTGCAGCCCCCCCCAACTATGCTTTTCTTCACCTCTTCCACTTAAACCTGATTTCACATCTCAGTTTGAGACTTGATCTTCAAATAAGTCATGGGTCATAGTGGTATAAATGGCGCCGACACAGCCTCAAAATACTGTTCTGGTAAACTTCTGACCATGATAACTCGGTCCAACTTGGTGTCAGAGCCGATATTTTATACCATGCTCAATTGCCTCACTGACTTTTACACCCTTTGTAACCGAATTACCAAAAAATAGCATCTCATATGTTTCTTATCATCCTCCATTCTTCTTTGTAGATCAATGTTTTGTGGAAGATTGTTCCTGTTAAAGCTGGTGATAAAAGTCTGAGTGTGCTGCCTCCTTGGCATGCTTATGAACGGGCATGTGAGTATTTTGTTCACACACATGGGATAAAGCAAGCCTACACAACCGTAAAGAACCTAAAGGTAGCTAGATGAAAATTTGTCAGTTCTCCCAGAAGTGAAGGGAGATATTTAATGTTTTTTTCCAGTATACCTCTTTTTGCAAGCTCCTCAGCCTTTTCTGCTTCTGACTACAGGATGATTTGAGGAGATATCAACCTGATTATTTTATTTCTGTTCCATCAGTATATGAAGTTCTATACAGGTTAGTCATTATTAATCAGTCATGGGCCCTGATCTCTATTCGACTTCTTTGCCATTATTCATCAAAAGCTGTCTTGGTTATCTTGTGTTCTTGGTTTTGTCCTTGCATGTTTCCATTATAGGCTTTCCTTGGTTCATTTAGTGTCCCTTGACtcccttctttttctttctctaagtGTTTGTGTGAATTTCAGTGGCCGCTTCTTTACTTCTTTCACAGGAGGAGGGAAGGGGGATGGCAGAGACGAGAATATACGTGTCCGTTTCTGAAAGAGCCaaagattgttttttttttttttttttttttttttttttgggtgaggAACGAAGTAAATGATTTAGTGACTTAGTTGCCCTTCTTTTAATTTTGAAGCAGTATTCGTTGGATGCAATTTTCAATTTTGGTTGAATGTATTCTTATAATTTTGGATTTCTAATTCAAAACCCCCCTTACTCCAATAATTTCCTGGAGCTCATGAGGCACCAAGATAATGTCTTTGTTGAGAGCCGAGAAGACTCAACGACTTTGTGGTATTAGGTCCAAACGAATTACAAAAAGGGACGTTACCTAAGCTAAGAATGAATCCAATTAGTATGTTGCTATATACTCTTGATTCTGGTTAGAGACATCTCTTTTGTTTTCATATATTCTGTGATTGTATTAGTACGTTCTTTATTGATATCAAGATCATCCTTGGCAAACTAATATTGAAGCTGCTGTAAATGTCagatatcatcatcatcattacaaACTCCACAAAACCCACAGTTGACATTTAGATTTGTATGAGACCTGTAAAAGTAGCAATAAATTAATGTCAGAAGAAAGTAGTAACAAACACAAAGTGAGGTCTATCAGATAGACGTCTCTTATGCCCTCATAAATTAATCTCGCAGGAACCAGACTTTATTATCTGTGTTATTCAGAAGATTGCCTTTGATGATCACCTTGTTCTCCACTTTGCAGTGATGTTTATGCAATGTTGCCTTTTATGGCGGAGAACAAGTTTCCTCATACAGTCATACATATGGAATCTTTGTTTTAAATCATGTATGCACTGCTTTATTTTGGAGTTCTTTTCTGAATATCAGAGAAATACAACTTAGTTTATAATTTTTGTCCGTAAATTTGGAAATCAAGCAAATCGCGTGAATTATTGCATTCCCCTCTTTGTTGTATCTCTCCACATGCTTGAATAGAAATGATTTCAATGCATCACTCGTTGTGGCCTAGTATATCTTGTCTGTTCTGATTAAAGTTGTCTGTGTGCTGTCctgtttatattttatttttactttaTGGTGCTAGTAGTGGCATCTAACCTTTTTGAATTTTATTTGGGCATTAGAGTGCAGTACTTTTATGAGTTGGATCTTCTGCTGTAACTATTGCTAATCACGGTGCATTTTTGTAACCTCAATATTATTGAGGGATCAAGGCTTTGTTCTTGTTCTCATAGAATGCAGCCCTGCAACTTTGTTAATCTTGTCCTGTTCACTTGTACAATTTAGATTTGCTACCACTGTTTTTGTGTGTCATTGCATCTACTCTTGTATGTATGTTTGGTtttcatttatattttaattttggCAGGGCCATTCACTCACAGATATTAAGTAGCTCGGCTCTTCGAAAGATATTAGCACTGTCATTAATCAAGATTAGTTTAATATACATGGAGCTCAAGAGAATTTACGAGGTTTGACATGTTCGATGCTGCTTTTGCTGCCTCATTTGTTTCTCGTGCATTGGGATGGGATTGGATTTTGCCTCATTTGTTTCTCGTCTTTTATCAGCCCGGCTTTATCTATTCACAAATATGTCTTTAGGTGAATTAATTTGAGCAGTGAGCAGTTCCTTCTTTAGGTTTCTTTTTCGGCTTTTTGGTCAAGACGTAGTAATGTGGCTAATTTTTCATATATCTCTCATAAACTTACTGATACAAAAGCGGAAACTAGTAACGAACTTTAACGAACTTAAAGAGTCACGTGAGAAACGACACAAACGGACAACAATGAAACAATGAAAACAAATGGATATAACCCTACGAAAGACCTATTTCGTATGGTTTAGTGAATTGGATGAAGACCTATTCAATCTAACTCGGAAATTATGAAACAAACAACCAGTTTGTAAAGCTGTAACCTTTCTTTTTATTTCATCAAAATCTGACTAGAAAATAAACGTACAACTCTCCTTAAATAATTAGTCTCCTTAACCAACGAGACTCCTACCTCAGCTAGAAAACAATTAACAACGCTAAACTTAATCGACATtctaataaaataattaattctaACTTAATCCCAAACAACTAATTAACTAAATCtaatcttttattttgtatcacttACGCTCGGTAATAACAGTTGAACTGGAAGAATTGAATGCATATTCTTTAAGGACAGTTGCTTGCTTTGTTAAATGGTGTCATTTTAGGGGAAATGCCTCACGAAGAAGCTACAACAACAGCCTTACCTCATTGCAGCTGTGGAGTGGTTTTGGGCACGCATAGCTGCAGCAGTTTTGTGGCCAATTCATGCATTAGCTAGAAAGCTTGTGTATAGCAAAATCCGATCTGCTATTGGGATTTCAAAGGTTGTCATTTCTCCCTAGGATTGATTATCTTTTGCAATTATTTtaatttgttgtcctttgatgtTATTCTCGATGCAATTTTCAGTATGGGCCATTTAGAAATAGCCTCTTTTCCGGTGAACACATGGGTACGGCTGCGTAGCTCCAATCGTTACCATTTGCGGGAGCCCTTGAGGCAGATAATGCAattattgtttgttgttgttgttgttgttgttgttgttgttgttgttgttgttatccaTTCAACCATGATATATTCAAAATCTGATACCTAAAGCTCTCTTAGTCTGATATCTGATAAAGTTTGAAAATTTGCTTTGGCATCTCAAAACAATAACAAAATTACTCTAGTTCAATATCTAAAGTTCTCTTAGTCTGATATCTGATAAAGTTTGAAAATTTGCTTTGGCATCTCAAAACAATAACAAAATTACCCTATTTCCTTGAAAATCCCCCGCCTATGGCAAGATAATGTGGATTAGGTGTACACACCCTTACACCTGTGATGTCATGTGAACACAATGAGCCTGTTTCTTGGTGACCCAATGAAAATCATCGCAAATTTCATCTACCAGCTGCTACTTCACAAAAAGAGAACCACAGAGTATAGTGGGTCATTTTGCTTTTTGTACTTGATATTCTAAAGCCAAAGAATTGTGACTATTTATCTCGATTGGAAATGGAACAACCATTTCAGAATGCTGGGAATAAAATTTCCTGCTGTTCAGTGTTTACTTAACAAAGACGTATCAACTTCTTGTCCTCCTCCTCATTAGACGACGATTATTCGTTTGCATCCTCATGTTACTGTTGTTTCATGTGTATAAAGATAGCTTTTAAGGTTTTATAGCTCAATGTACGGTGCTCAACTAGTTTCCCGTATTTAAGCACCTTGAACTTGAGAATCTCACTGTTAGTAACTACTCTATCAGGTTTGGGTTTTGTTTCCAGTTATGATTTCAAAAAGGAGTTCTGTGGGAAAAATTAATCTGGTTTTCTGAACTGTGCAGGCTGGCATAAGTGGAGGTGGTAATCTGCCTCTTCATATAGACAAGTTTTTCGAGGTCAATGACGCTCTTTTATTTACCATCTATCTaagttatcttttttttttttttttttttttttttttttttttaatttaatgcTACTATACTTTGTCAATACATTTCAGGCTTTTGGTATTTTACTACAAAACGGATATGGGTTGACTGAATCGTCTCCTGTCACTGCTTCTAGACGACCAGATTGCAATGTCAGTGTCCACTTGAAAACATTGTATTTCCTACAGCATCTCTCTTATTTATCTTTTCTCTCTAATAAGTAACGGATTCTTGTGCATCTGATGTATTCTCTTGAACGTGTTCTGAAGGTTTTGGGAACGGTTGGTCACCCACTTCCGCATACAGAAATAAAAGTTGTAGAGGCTGATACTAATCAAGTTCTGCCTCCTGGTTCCAAAGGCATTGTTAAAATTAGGGGTCCCCATGTGATGAAAGGCTATTATAAGGTACCCTTTTTCTTTCCATTTGATATAATTTCATTTGACAATACAAATTTGTCCATGTGATGAAAGGCTATTATAAGGCGGCCCTTATCTTTCTATTGGATATAATTTAATTTTAGAATACAGATTTGGTTTCCCACCTCAATACGGCATTTTATTGCCCTGTCCTATTCCCTTTGTCAAGATTCATATCTTGGGTGAATAAAGATTCAACGTTTAATGGTGTACTAACGCAGCTCAATGTCTTTCTGGTCCTGACTTCTCTGAAAGTTTTGTAGTTTTAAGGCTTTAAGCAACTGAAATTGTGTAGAAACACACACTTATAATATAAAGCATTTCTGCTGTATCAGAATCCATCTGCTACAAGGCAAGTTCTAGATTGTGACGGTTGGCTAAACACTGGGGACTTAGGTTGGATAGCACCTTATCATTCAACAGGGAGAAGTCGACTTTGTGGAGGTGTTCTTGTTATTGAAGGAAGGCTGAAAGATACTATAGTTCTCTCAACAGGTGATCTATTTCTATGACTTCATGTGTTTAACTCAACACTTGCTTGTATTTTTTTGAGTTCTGCCTGTTTCTGACTTCCATTTATGCCTGTCAGGTGAAAATGTCGAGCCTTCAGAAATCGAAGAAGCGGCCATGAGAAGTAGTCTAGTTCACCAAATTGTAGTCTTTGGCCAGGTGAGTCGTGAGGGAAGTATTTTCTTTACTTCAGTAATTTGATTATTAGTAATTTGGGTTTGGGGAGAAAATAAGGAAGCGAATATTAATGGTGGAGCATCCTCGCCTTTTTTAGTTTTAAAATATTGAAATATCTTCCCTTACGTACCACTTTCTTTCCCAACCGTCATTGTTGCTTTCTAAGAGCGCTCTTTTTCAATCTCTCATATCAAAAGTTACCTAAAACGGACAAGGTAAGAATCCAAACAAACAGCAGAAACTAAAAACTGTTAAGAGATCAAACAATCGGAGGGACTAAGGACTCAGGGAGTATATATGGCAAGAGGGGGTGATTAGAGAAACCCTCACAATTTTTTACGGGATGGAGGGGAACCCAGTTACCCAGGCCTCACTCTTCATTCTGGAGCCATATTAGGGTCTGGCTTTCCTGAGAATATCTGTAAAGTTATGCGGCATCTTTTGGTGTATCAGGATGAACGGCGCATCGGAGCCATTATTGTTCCAAATAAAAAAGAGGCTCTAAAGGAAGCAAAAAGATTATCTGTTGACGATGCAGAGTCTGGTGATCTAAGCAGGGAATCATTGACAAACCTTTTACGAGCGGAGTTGAAGACTTGGTATAGCTCTATAATTAATGTCTATATTATCTTTGTTTTCGAAGTTTTTTTGATCACCTCCGTCTAATGACATGCCTTATCGCCTTTGGCGTCTGTCTTGTCGTGGAATGTGCACGCTGTTTTAAGGAATATGGCATTTGCCACTCATTTTTACTTATATTATGAGAACACAGTCGCCAGTCGATTGACGAATATTTAGAGGAAATTTCCATCATGGGTCATCTAAAACAGTGTCTTTGTGTTTTCATTTCATGCGCAAGGTAAGGACTATTAGCATCCGGGCCCTTTACGTAGCCATTACCCGAGCGTTCGAACCAATAATATTCACACGTTCGTTTATATCGCATTTGATCCCGTGGCCCCATATTGCAGG
Encoded here:
- the LOC141599976 gene encoding putative acyl-activating enzyme 16, chloroplastic; the protein is MSTTFCSVSLTCGLIFNYFDNNRRISHHFPPSKLKWVFTNLTTKHHQHPSSLPRPTTSAQLNPTQAEDLQKRKYSPLLEHVILSNNVPSDSIKWIAVPDIWRTAAEKYGDRIALVDRYHEPPSEFTYKQLEQEILYFSEGLRVVGLKPDEKIALFADNSCRWLIADQGAMAMGAINVVRGSKSSKEELLQIYKHSESVALIVDGPEMFNGMADLFIAQTTMKFIILLWREKSVLDRGVSDKLHVLNFSEIIGIGRESQKLLVGSHDAREQYTYEPISSNDVATLMYTSGTTDNPKGVMITHQNLLHQINVLWKIVPVKAGDKSLSVLPPWHAYERACEYFVHTHGIKQAYTTVKNLKDDLRRYQPDYFISVPSVYEVLYRAIHSQILSSSALRKILALSLIKISLIYMELKRIYEGKCLTKKLQQQPYLIAAVEWFWARIAAAVLWPIHALARKLVYSKIRSAIGISKAGISGGGNLPLHIDKFFEAFGILLQNGYGLTESSPVTASRRPDCNVLGTVGHPLPHTEIKVVEADTNQVLPPGSKGIVKIRGPHVMKGYYKNPSATRQVLDCDGWLNTGDLGWIAPYHSTGRSRLCGGVLVIEGRLKDTIVLSTGENVEPSEIEEAAMRSSLVHQIVVFGQDERRIGAIIVPNKKEALKEAKRLSVDDAESGDLSRESLTNLLRAELKTWTSGCSYRVGPILIVDEPFTIENGLMTPTLKIRRDQVTARYRDQIASLYN